The Malus domestica chromosome 08, GDT2T_hap1 genomic interval GccttctatttttatttatttcgtgTGTGTTTTACCCTTTTTCATAATTACACTCACGGACTTGAGATTAATCAAGTTGACCATAtcaatttgctttctttctacGTTCgaatttttgggtaaattattcACAAATTTGATCTTAATTAAATTGGCTATATTAGTGCACTGTTCTTTTATACTTAGTTCGAATTCTCTTCATAAACttaactaaattaatttaaaatatcgcttgtataaaaaataaaaatttaatagtTAAAAAATTCGACCCTAGAGTATTTCAGAGCACCCAAAAGCTTTTTCAGCCAAAAACCTCCAGATTTTGCagtcttcctcttctttctaaATTCCGCAGTAAAACAACCCCACTTTTATCACTCATTCATTTTTTTATCCACTTCTTTTAATGGACttccatttttatttatttcgtgTGCGTTTTACCCTTTTCAACATGATTACAATCGCGGACTTGAAATtaatcaagttgattatatcaGTTTACTTTCTTTGTACATTCGAGTTTTTAGataaattaatcacaaatttGATCTTAATCAAGTTGGTTATATCAATGTACTGTTTTTTTTATACCTAGTTGAAACTCTCTCTATTAACTTAAtagaattaatttaaaatatcgcttgtataaaataaaaacgtaaactGCAAAATTAATTCCTAGGCTTCTTCTTCATCATACAAAAggagatggattgtctgccctccccttTCCATACCCTCCCTATGCCCTTCTGTTTTGTGCGGTTaaggttaaaccacgtcaacatttgttttttgtcttattatttttataaaaaaattaatataaaatgttgacgtggcttaaccgtaaccgcacaaaacaggagggcatgagAAAGGTATAGAGAGGGGAGGGCAGGCAATCCATCTCCCATACAAAATCAcatatgaaaataataaaaaaaaaagaaaataataaataaaaaaacttactaaAAGATACGCTATATATCACCAAAGaactaagaaataataaaaaaaatcaaatgccaAAGCAAACTCCAGCTTtttatcttttcagatttttcgattgatttaattaattttccagATGTTTTTAACACAGAAGAGGAAATTaagaacaataaaaaaaaattaccatgAGAGGTAACTAATTGTGGCTACTCTTTCTGGGCTTGCTTTTCCTCCTTGCTCTACTTCTTGAAGGCTCCCTAGGTAAAAACCCCTCCTCTTTTTTACCACCACCTTCTTCTTCGTTTACCTTCTGCTGCTGCAACTCTTCCTGTTGCTTCTGCTTTtgatcttcatcatcctcatctacttttgcttttttgGAATCACTTTCTTTAGCAACATCTTCAGCTGCAGAAGCAGAAGCAAAAGCAGACGCAGAAGCAGATTGTTCTACTACTGCAGTGGATTGCTCTTCAATAATTATCTTGCGAggccttcctctctttcttggGTTGTGAGCCTGCGGTTGCTGCTGGGATTCGTCTCCGGTTGATGAAGCTTCTGCTATTGCCACTGATAGCTCCATCGTTTTCTGAGGCTTCTTCTTCCccattaaaacaaaaaataaaaatattaatctcTCTATCAAATAATGAATATTTTGATGATAATTTTCATCAAGACAACAACTTTTCTCTTAATCCGACGAGAATAAATAAAACCCACAAAGCCGAAAAAGATTCAAGAACGTATTATCTAATATTTTTcatagttctctctctctctctctcaagtttGAGAATAAGCAGAGAGAGAAGACAAATCTTTGACCTGGATTCTGAAAATCTTAGTTAAAAAATCTTCCCTTTCCAGTGACATCCAAGACCCAATAAAAATTCGATCCGGCCCCCTTCCTTCTACTTCTAattgataaaaaataagcaaaaaTATTATCAAAAAGCCACTAGAATAATTATATTTCCCTTTTCTTTGGTAGTACCTATTTCTCTATCTGATTCATGTCTAAGTAAAAGAAGCTAGAAAAAGACAGACGAGGAAATGAGGTCGAAAGCCAGtgagagaaaaatatatatggaGTGGCTGAGGGTAACCCTaccatatatattttatatactaCCATGGTTAGGGGACTGATTGTCAGGGTTTTAGGGGTTTTTTGAGATAATAATTAGGGctttagggtttttgttttttcagagtAGTTGTACACATTCTAAAATTTTTATTGCAATTTAGAATGCATAATAGTTCTTAGTGATAGTCTTTTGGTATAAGCGATACTGAAAAATGAAGAGGAAGCGAACGTTCGAACTTAGGTCAGATTTAAACGTAAATCCTCTTGACTAATTGAGTTACAAAATGTTTGAAGGCGTTAGGGTTGGACCAAAGGCCAAATGGGTTCTCTCTctcgacctttttttttttgtttttttgtttggacaAGAAACGATAGAGTGTATTTCATTGAACTTCACAAACAATTACAAAGGTTGTCAATTGGGTACATAAGCTCCAGTGACCAAGAAATTTATTTGGAGTAAATTTGCGCATTAAAACAAACAATAGCAAACCCTTATACAGCTACCATAAACACTGCCATAACCCGACAAATtgtcatcaatacaaatctgtTACAAAAACATGATAGACGCAACAAACTTATATTGGCGACTGCATAGGTCATCGCATAAGCCACATAAAATCATTGTCATAGAGCGAGACCACAAAAAGTCATCGTTGAAAGAAGAGACCACCTACTCAACGCATAAAGCGAAGACAACATCCAACCAACACAAACATGCGACCACAACATTCATAGGGCAAGGAAATAGAATCAAACACTACTTCAAGAAAGGACCACCGGTTAGCTCATCTCAGTGAGTAGGTCACGAACCAAGACCACGTGGATTTCTGGACAagagaggacaaaaatacccttgaggtacaacAGAATTCCTATgcgcgagcagtggacaatcatccttcaaccaagtcaaaaaagccaaaaaaaagtaacaattcaaaatccatctcatcaaatgccttttacaaggtaattcccaaaaactatctcattccatatatttttacctctttttccctcttttagctaatcaattaagCTATCATTCCATAACTTACAAAATATTCCACATAAATTACATAACCTCCCAAAAACATTCCttttattatgttaattagccaattaatatatgtattcctaatcaatatattaattgctaattaaATCACCAAACAAGACCCCAAATATACATAAAGGGCTGGCCACTCTTTCTCCAAAGAGGATCGGCCATGCCCTATAAATATTACGCacttttctctaaaaacctaagttcacacttttgcaaaatttcaaaaactctctaaacacttttctctctaaattctaactttggcataagAAGGTttttggccaaagcccccctattcatcgtggacgcgtgaggctcttggccttgacccaaaggagttaattgttttgtacgtgcaattttgtccaagaagaatgaggaagaaatttgcatccacaggtAGGTCCTCTCTAGATATGTGTCTCCGAATCCTACAGATCAAGTCATTTTGGCCGTTTGATTTGAATCGTGTGgtcatatttttatttatttatgtccttcttttccttcctctttctctttctctctgtctctccctcTTCTAGGAGAAAACCCAGCACCCACCAAACTTTCCCCCCGACACAACCTAGCAGATTTTAGTTTATTAATTCGATTCGTGCGGTTTGAAATTGTACCAAAAACATAACATGACAAAAAATCTATtaaaaattttacttttaaagaaaattttcgTAGCATTTCTCTCTAATATTTCTCTTGTGACAAATGGAAATCTCAGCTCATCAATCAGATTAAGTGGCAAATTGACAAACTGGCAAATTTATTATGGTGCCGAAAGATTTGTTTGACCTCCCAACAAGGTCAAACCTTGTAATAGTCTTCCATCCTTCGTATCTTCTACGCGTCTCGCGACGCGTGGAAAAAGCCTGCATAGACGCGTCATCATCCTTACAGTTTTGAAGATATGCCGACGGCAAGGTAGATGGGCCCCATGTGTCCCAGCACTCTCACGATGTTTCTGGGCTATTCCATCCCAACTCGAAACCTAaccctgtttttttttcttttagaacaaacgatattatgtatactaaattgaaggaaattagtttaatctcacaatgagttagtaataatgtaattaaaCATTTTAGTCATCATCGGGGTGCTTCAGTGGTTGAAGACGAATTCCATGTTCATATTCCACTCGGAACGTCCTGAGTTCGAATCATGACGCTCATGAATAATACAGTAGTGGCCAAGGGAGGTCGACATGCCTCTGTAAGTTTTCTCAACCCCTCAGAAAATGAATTGTCATAACGAAACTATCAGCtgatcatttaaaaaaaaaaatattattattaagttTGCCACCTAATAAGAATACCATATACCAAACGAGTAAGAATGAAAATACCAAATTCCATATGCTACCAAATGCATAAGTGATATTCCAAATTTTAGAAAGGAAACTACTTGCCTCGTTTGGCGTCGAAGAAGCATGCAAATGACAGTTTGACACGTACTTATGATGTGAAATGTCCAACGTGAAGGAGTCAAGTGTTTCCCTTTCGGAGATTAAGATTGGATGGAAATCAGATGGGACTGTTGTTGGACAGCAAAAATGGGTAATATGTTAGCTCTCCAAGCCCATAGCTCAACCCTGTATGAACGGTTTGGACTTCACAAACAGTTATTTCAGCTTTCAGCCCATATGAGGAGGCTTATTggcttttgtgtgtgtgtgtgtatttttttttaattttataaaagaTAGCGTTTGTGGGTTAAGTTTAATATTAAGGGGTAGGGAGATTGGTTAGGATGGAACTTTGTACCATGTTATATAGACAGAATTGTATTCCGCTACTATACTAAAACTCCAAATGCATGCactacttttcttctttttatgtaGTTATGTTCAATGATAGTTATTGTTTTCGTCTGATTTATTCAATTGAATGACCACATACAAATTGTTGTGCTAGAAACTATAAATTATGTGCGAaatcaattttctttataaTATCATTACCATCATTTTGTGTATGATTAGTAACTAAGAGTAATATCGTATTATTGTTAATGAGTTAAATAGTTAATTGTTGAAAAAAACTGGTGAGATCGAACATGCACCAGAGTGCATATACATGCTCTCTTTTTTTCGCCACTGCAGCAAAACATCATTTGCAATGTCAATAGTTataattaaacaattaaatggtttcaaaattttgtttgattttttttttaaataaaaaatttaaactagttacccaaatcaatttttaatatgaaaattgaaataGTTGTCAAATTGCTCTGTGATGATTACCATGGcgcatatattttataaatacGCAGCTATAGTTCTGATATTCATACTTGAGTTTGAATTAACAGTttacaatattatctacattatcATTATTGTGATGTTTAATAAAATATCTTTCAATAAAAAAAGGCAAAAACCCCCCACAAAAGGAGGAAAATGAATTAAAAGGGGTTAGTTTCCCATTCCATTGAATCTTgtaaattttaacgaaaaatttctgATACTGttcaatttaatgaaaaattatatttttacactaaaaaattaatcttaGTTCATttcaccttttattttatttttaccgtAAAAACTctaaattttcaaactttttcaTTAATCTTCCTTTGAATCATTGGTTAATTTAACCcttaaaagaaggaagaagatatttttattaaaagtagCCATTAATTTCTCACCAAGCAATTAAGCATCGGCCATCCCTTTCAGGGACATCAGCGTCGTGAGTGCAAATTCTTCTGCCTCTCCCCAATCCGATAAGTGAACGCCCATTTCCCTCTCAGATTTCCTTTCCCTCAGAAAACCCATCTCCCCATTTCATACGATTTCTTTGTAAACTTTCAGAATCCACACGCCACAAACTCAAAAGCCTCAAACCTTTTTCCAACCCAGAGAAGGAaacaacaaaaagcaacaacttTTTTTGGAGGACTTGGGTCAATCGTAAAATTGATTGGCCTGCCACGAATTCTGGGCTGGGAGGAGAATCAAAAGCCTCGACCTTGGAGTTGGAAAGCGATTCGGGAAGTCACTAGCTGCAGTTGAAGATTGTGGATGGAATTGAATCAATTACTTGgtaagttttaattttaattttgtttatttccaTTTATTTGTGGCTCTTGATTcgttatagagagagagagagagagagagagagagagagagagagatttggctGCTTGTGTGAATTGAAAAATTTTTGGGCAGCTTTTGCAgcgtattttatttttcttcgtaATTTTGTAATATTCGCTTGCAAATATTTCAGAATTCAATTGGGTTTCTGTTCGTTTGATTTCATTTGAAATTTTACGAAATTACGAGTTGAATTTGAAGATTGTAGATGTGAATTGCTCAGTTCTTGTTTATTTCCAGGATCCGCTGGTGGGTCTTCCTGTTTTCATCCTCTTTTCAAATAAATTGTgtgtaattattatttaaagttgatattattattatttttttttaggacTATGTTCATGCAGTGAAAAGCTCTAAAATTAATCTGTAATTTGGATTGCTAATTcccatttttttgttatttgaatTGGATTGGATTACTATGCTTTTAGGCTAACATTCTGTGTTCTTCTAATTACTTAGTATAAATGGGAAATTATATCTGCACAGTATTTTTCTCGTCTATGTTCATTGATTTTCCTTCGATTTATATTCGAAGGCTATAAATATACAACGGTGTGCAGAGGGAGAAAAGGTGTGTGCGGAAATTATTTCCCCGTATAAAATGTTCATGATTTTATGAAGTTAGATTTGTGTTTGTTCGATGCAAGAGTGAGCATAtactttttgttttcaaatccTATTTATTAGCCTGTATAGCTCGATTTTTGCTCTTTCAGTTGTGAGATTGAGTTATTTTTTCCACAATTTATGGGTGTCTAACTTTCTGTTTCTAAAAATGAAGtgtctttttttcctttttttcccttaaaaaaaaacctttttacCTGGCAAAGGCTGGATTTTAGTTTGACGATccgggtttctgggtttttcccCTTTGTTTGTGATTATCTGAATCGAACATATTCTGGTTGTTTCTTTGCAGGTTTCGTATGCCAGTGAGTTCAACCTGTGTGGTTCCTATTGCAATGACATTGCCGTTTTGATCAATATTGAGGGATTTCGGTGAGGATTGCCCTTCTCAATCATGGATGGTCCAAGGAATGGTGAAGTTGAGAATCATGACCTCCAGATTATCCGGTACTCTCCTTACCAGCCCTGGAGTAATTTGTCTTCATCTTGGTTTGATTTGAGAGTCTTCTATGTGAGGATCAGCAACTTTAAGGTGGATGATTCGACCCCAAAGTTTCTGACTCTCCATCATATTCCTGTAAGCCCGGATACCCTTTTGGAAGTCAATGGTGCGAAAACTAGCATTCACTCTGAAGGTGTTTCTTCACATCTTAGAAGGGATCGGGTAGATAAGAAATCTGAAGAGGCCACATTTGTGAATACAGACAGCATAAGGTTGACAGGGAGTGCAAGATTTGAGGTGTATGACAAAGAAGATCTCATCCTATCTGGGGTGTTAGAGATGTCTAATAGCAACGGTTTCGTTGGGGAGTCAAAAAACAATGCCAAGCGATGGAGCATGAATTGTGAATCAGATATGAGTGCTTGTACTGGATTTTTGAAAGGGAAACATCTTGGTGGCGCTGAATTACCTGCACCAACCATTGAAGTCTACATCACAGGGTGCTTCTCCGGCACACCGATCATCTTAACCAAGACCCTGCAGCTTCATTTTAGAAAGAAACACAATAAGAAGAGCATGTTGGATGCTATACCTGAATACGAGACAACTGAATGCCAGAAAGATGTCTCGCCCGGAGTTGATATGGAGGTACATATTGAAACTATTTATTtgcattaaaaatttgaaactcaAATTGTCTGGTGCTTTGCCATAGTTGCATTCATCCGGTATCTTATGGTAGTgttgatacatgcatgttgtaagGGACCTGCGTTCATCTAATGCCTCAGTCTAGGGTGGGTTTTTCTTTGTTATAAGGTGGAAAATTCTTTAAAGTTTAATTTCCAGTCACTGTAGTATTTGATATCGAAAATTTTGCAGTGCATTGGTGTCCGCTTCAGTGGATGGCTGGATTTGCCTGCTCTAAACTAAGCAGTCAATCTAGCCATCCATAAAACCGGTGCATCACACACCTGTGTACTGCAGGACTCCTTTGATAGATGAGGTATTGAACAAGTTCTTCGCTTTCGAGAGGCAGGCAGGGCTCCAGTGATCTAAAACTATATAGCAGTAGGGTGAAATTGTTCGTTTTGTCAACTCTTTCATGCGAGCCTTGTGACTGCCTGCCCGGAATATTTCTTATTAAACAAGGACTTGCAaacataaccttatcttatggCACATGGATATCATGGGTAGGGCTCAGTTTCCAAATGATTAGGTTGTATTCAATTTGcccgttttgttttctttttcatatcCTTGTTTTTCTGGTGTTCGACTTACATCGGCCTCATCCATCGACACGTGGGGATGGTCCGTTGTTGCGGGCCCCACATTCTGCTTGGTAGTTGTAGACAGTATTCTGAAGGTTATATTGGCGCCATTTTATTATCTTTGTG includes:
- the LOC139198393 gene encoding uncharacterized protein; translation: MELSVAIAEASSTGDESQQQPQAHNPRKRGRPRKIIIEEQSTAVVEQSASASAFASASAAEDVAKESDSKKAKVDEDDEDQKQKQQEELQQQKVNEEEGGGKKEEGFLPREPSRSRARRKSKPRKSSHN